A stretch of DNA from Tepidimicrobium xylanilyticum:
TTCATTTGAGGAAATACTGCAAAGAATGTTGGATAGAGTACCCAATAAATACGATAAAAGGCAAGGAGGTATAATTTGGAACGCCTTAGCCCCTGCCGCTGCTGAATTGGCCCAAATGTATATCGAACTGGAGGATATCGAAAACAGAACCTATGCTGATACTGCTACAGGGGAGGACTTGACTAGGAGAGCAGCAGAAAGAGGAATTATTAGACGACTAGCTACTAAAGCAATTAGAAGGGGAATATTTAAAACTAATAACCAATTACCTTTGAATGTACCTATAGGGAGTAGGTATACTGGTGAAGATTTGAATTATGTAGTTATAGATAAAATTACAGATGGGGAATTTAGGCTTGAATGTGAAGAACCGGGAGCAATAGGGAATGTTTATTCAGGTTCTCTTATACCAGTTGAATATATAAATGGTTTAGAATCCGCTGAGTTGGTGGATATCCTTATTCCCGGAGAAGATGAAGAAGATGACGAGAACTTAAGAAAGAGATATTTCGATAGTTTAGAAAGTCAAGCATTTGGAGGGAATATTGCAGACTATAAGCAGAAAACAAATGAATTAAATGGTGTAGGTGGCGTAAAGGTGTATCCAGTTTGGAATGGCGGAGGAACTGTCAAGCTAGTTATAATAGACAGCGACTACAATAAACCCTCTCAAGAATTGGTTGATTATATTCAAAACGAAATAGACCCTGTAGGGCATCAAGGTGAAGGAGTTGGCATAGCTCCTATAGGTC
This window harbors:
- a CDS encoding baseplate J/gp47 family protein, with translation MYSFEEILQRMLDRVPNKYDKRQGGIIWNALAPAAAELAQMYIELEDIENRTYADTATGEDLTRRAAERGIIRRLATKAIRRGIFKTNNQLPLNVPIGSRYTGEDLNYVVIDKITDGEFRLECEEPGAIGNVYSGSLIPVEYINGLESAELVDILIPGEDEEDDENLRKRYFDSLESQAFGGNIADYKQKTNELNGVGGVKVYPVWNGGGTVKLVIIDSDYNKPSQELVDYIQNEIDPVGHQGEGVGIAPIGHVVTVEGVSECTVNIETNIIFQESYTWEDVKPNFIATIEGYFYELKKTWQDEENLVVRISYIETRALGLPGVLDIQNTKINGLAENLVLEDVEIPVLGEVTIV